Proteins encoded in a region of the Misgurnus anguillicaudatus chromosome 9, ASM2758022v2, whole genome shotgun sequence genome:
- the med31 gene encoding mediator of RNA polymerase II transcription subunit 31 produces the protein MAGVMETEEQARNRFQLELEFVQCLANPNYLNFLAQRGYLREKPFVNYLKYLLYWKEPEYAKFLKYPHCLHMLELLQYEHFRKELVNAQCAKFIDEQQILHWQHYSRKRTRLQQALAEQQQQHQQPQAPPHSNTTSK, from the exons ATGGCTGGCGTTATGGAAACAG AGGAACAGGCAAGAAACCGTTTTCAGCTGGAGTTGGAGTTTGTTCAGTGTTTAGCGAACCCAAACTACCTGAACT TTTTGGCCCAAAGGGGTTATTTGAGAGAAAAGCCTTTTGTGAATTACCTGAAGTATCTGCTTTATTGGAAAGAGCCAGAATATGCAAAATTCCTAAA GTATCCTCATTGCTTGCACATGTTAGAGCTGTTGCAGTATGAGCACTTCCGGAAAGAGCTGGTCAACGCGCAGTGTGCCAAGTTCATAGAcgagcagcagatcctgcactGGCAGCATTACTCACGCAAGCGCACGCGTCTGCAGCAAGCTCTCGCCGAGCAGCAGCAACAGCATCAGCAGCCACAGGCTCCACCGCACAGCAACACAACCTCCAAATGA